AGCCAGGAGCACGACGTTGGAGGAGCGGTTGTCGGCCACCCATTCCTTGACGGTGTCGAAGAAGCCGTGCACGTCGGTGAGCGACGCCGTGGGGAGGGTGTCGGTGCCCTGGCCGTGGGAGAACGCGAAGACGGCGAGCCAGAGCACGCACACGGCGATGAGCACCGCGGTACGCGGCGAGATGCGGCGCGGCCGCGGGGCGGCGGTCAGGGTGGAGGCCTCGATCTTGGTGATCTCGACCGTGGTGGGGGCGACGGGAGCGGTCATGACGGATGCCGTTCGCCGGCGACGGCACGGAGCACCGCGTCGCGATCGACCACACCGACGACCGCGCCCGCGGCATCCGTCACGCGGACCGGGATGGAGGTGCCGAGGACCACGGGGATCGCGTCGGCGATGACGGTGTCGGCCGGCAGAGTCGGTGCGTCGGGCGCGGTGTCGCCGGGGCGGGCGATCCAGCGCAGGGTGAGGACGCTCGCGATCGGCACGTCGGAGACGAAGTCGGCGACGTAGTCGTTGGCGGGGGCGCCGACGAGCTCGGCACCGGTCCCGATCTGCTGCAGCTCGCCGTGGCGCATGATCAGGATGCGGTCGCCGAGCTTGAGGGCTTCGGAGAGGTCGTGGGTGACGAAGACCATGGTCTTGCCCATCTCGTGGTGCAGTCGCACGATCTCGGCCTGCATGTTGCGGCGGATGAGCGGGTCGAGGGCCGAGAACGGCTCGTCGAACAGCAGCACGTCGGGGTCGCCGGCCAGGGCGCGGGCCAGGCCCACGCGCTGCTGCATGCCGCCCGACAGCTGCGAGGGGTAGCGCCATTCGTAGCCGTCGAGACCGACGAGCGAGACCATCTCGAGCGCCCGCGCCCGGCGCTCGGCCTTGCCGACGCCGCGGATCTCGAGCCCGTAGGCGATGTTGTCGACCACGGTGCGGAAGGGCAGCAGTCCGAAGTGCTGGAACACCATCGCGGCCTTGGTGCGGCGGAACTCCCGCAGCGGCCCCGGCGCGAGCGAGAGCAGGTCGTCGCCGCGCATGGTGATGCGCCCGGCGGTCGGCTCGATGAGTCGGGTCAGGCAGCGGATGAGGGTGGATTTGCCCGAACCGGACAGACCCATGATGACGAACACCTCGCCACGACCGACCGTGAAGCTCAGGTCGCGGACGGCCACGACGTTGCCGGTGCGCTCGAGGATCTCGGCGGTGCTCAGGTCGGCGAAGTCGGGGTTGTCGACGACTTTCTCGGGGTTGTTGCCGAAGACCTTCCAGAGGCCGTCGACTGCGAAGTCAGCGACGTCGGGTGCGGCCGAGGTGTGAAGGGGTGGTGCCGTGATGGTGCTCATCGGTGGGGCTCCCATTCGTTGAGGAGGGCGTCAGGGCTTCGCCGGGGCGAACCAGTGCTGGGGTTTCGGGTCGAGGTTCTGATACACGTGGCGGGTCTCGCGGTACTCGTCCAGGCCTGCGAGGCCGAGCTCGCGGCCGTTGCCCGACTGGCCGAATCCGCCCCACTCCGCCTGCGGCAGGTAGGGGTGGTAGTCGTTGATCCACACCGTGCCGTGGCGCAGGCTGCTCGCGACGCGCTGGGCGCGGCCGGCATCCTGGGTCCACACCGCGCCGGCCAGGCCGTAGGGCGTGTCGTTGGCGATGCGCACGGCCTCGGCCTCGTCGCGGAAGGTCTCGACGGTCAGGACGGGGCCGAAGCTCTCCTCCCGCACGACGCTCATCGAGCCGTCGCAGCCGTCGAGGATCGTGGGCAGGTAGTAGAAGCCGTCGGCCAGTTCCGGGTCGGTCGGCGCGTGACCGCCGCAGCGCAGCGCGGCGCCCTCGGCGATGCCCGCCTGCACGTAGGCGTCGACCTTGTCGCGGTGCGCGGCGGAGATGAGCGGCCCGGTCTCGGCATCCGCGTCGAAAGGACCGCCGAGGCGGATCTGCTGTGCGCGCTCGACCAGGGCGTCGACGAAGGCGTCGTGGAGGGACTCCTCGATGACGAGACGGGCTCCCGCGGAGCACACCTGGCCGCTGTGCAGGAAGATCGCGGTGAGCGCGTAGTCGACCGCGGTCTCGAAATCCGCGTCGGCGAAGACGATGTTGGGGTTCTTTCCGCCGAGCTCCAGCGCGACGCGCTTGATGCTCTGGGCGGCGGCGGCCATGACGCGCCGGCCCGTCGCGAGGCCCCCGGTGAACGAGACGAGGTCGACGTCGGCGTGGGTGGTCAGCACCTCGCCGACGTCGGCGCCCGTGCCGGTGACGAGGTTCGCCACCCCGGCCGGCAGTCCCGCCTCGGTGAGCGTGTCCATCAGGAGCATCGCGGTCGAGGGCGTCAGCTCGCTGGGCTTGAGCACGAACGAGTTGCCCGCCAGCAGCGCGGGCGCCACCTTCCACGCGGCCTGCAGGAGCGGGTAGTTCCATGGGGTGATGAGGCTGCACACGCCGACGGGGGCGTACTCGACACGGCTGCGGGTCGCATCGCTCCCGGTGTCGACGAGGCGTCCCGGGTGCGCGCCGGCTTGGCTCGCGTAGTAGCGGAAGCAGGCCACGATGTCGGCCATGTCGTAGCGGGCTTCGACGATGCGCTTGCCGGTGTCGCGTGCCTCGGCGTGGGCGTACGCCTCGGCGTCGCGCTCGATGAGGTCGGCGACGCGTTCGAGGAGTCGGCCGCGCTCGCGCTCGGGCGTCTCACTCCACGCGCCCGATCGCCAGGCCGAGGATGCCGCGGCGACCGCGTCGGCGGCATCCTGCGCATCGCACTCGGTGACGGTGGCGACGAGCGTGCCGTCGGCGGGGCAGCGGATCTCGCGGGTGGCGGGGGAGTGCGGCTCGCGCCACGCCCCGTCGATGTAGAGAGACGAGGTCATGCGGTCACGCCCACCTTTGCCGGGCCGTCTGCCACGTAGTACGGCAGGTCCTCGGCGGGCAGCGGTGCGACGCCGCGGATGAGATCGGCCGCCTTCTCGGCGATCATCATGACGGGCGCGTAGATGTTGGCGTTCGTCACGAACGGCATGACCGAGGCATCCACGATCCGAAGGCCCGTCGTGCCGTGCACGCCCATCGTGAGCGGGTCGGTGACGGCCATGGGGTCATCGGCGGGCCCCATCTTGGCCGTACCGCAGGGGTGCAGCGCCGTCTCGGCTTCGCGGCCCACCCACTCGAGGATCTCCTCGTCGGTGCTCACCTCGGCGCCGGGGGCGATCTCACCGCCGTTGAAGGGGGCGAGCGCCGGCTGCGACAGGATGTCGCGGGCCACGCGCACCGCCTCGACCCACTCGCGGCGGTCGTTCTCGGTGCTGAGGTAGTTGAAGACGAGCTCGGGGTGCTCGGTGGGGTCGGTGGAGCGGATGCGCAGGCGTCCGATGGTGTCGGCGTACATCGGACCCACGTGCACCTGGAAGCCGTGCTTCACGTCGGCGATCTGGCCGTCGTAGCGCACCGCCACCGGCAGGAAGTGGAACATGAGGTTCGGCCAGCGCACCTCATCGTTCGAGCGGACGAACCCGCCACCCTCGAAGTGGTTGGTCGCGGCGGGGCCCGTGCGCCCCAGCAGCCACTTCAGCCCGGTCAGCGGCATGCTGAGCGGTCGCAGGTACGGCTGCATCGACACCGGCTGCGTCGCCTCGTGCTGGATGTACACCTCGAGGTGGTCCTGCAGGTTCTCGCCGACACCGGGCAGGTCGACGACGACCGGGATGCCGAGCGACTCGAGCAGGTCGGCCGGGCCGACGCCCGAGAGCTGCAGCAGCTGCGGGGTATTGATCGAGCCGCCCGCGAGCACAACTTCTTTCGCCCGTACGGTGTGCGTGCGCCCGTTGCGGCGGTACTCGACGCCGACGGCCCGCGTGCCCTCGAACAGGATGCGGGTGGCCAGCGCCCGGGTCTTGACGGTGAGGTTCTTGCGGCGCCGCCACACGGGGCGCACGTACGCACGGGATGCCGAGAGGCGGCGGCCGTGGCGGACGTTGCGGTCGAAGGGGCCGAAGCCCTCCTGCCGGAAGCCGTTGACGTCGTCGGTGCGGGGGTAGCCCGCCTGCTCCGCGGCGTCGAAGAAGGCCTGGAAGAGGGGGTTGGTGGCGGGGCCCTTCTCGAGCTCGAGCGGACCGTCGTGGCCGCGGTGCGGGTCGCCGGCGGAGGCGGCGAGGGCGTTCTCCATCCGCTTGAAGTAGGGCAGGCAGTGCGCCCAGTTCCAGGTCTCAAGGCCCGGCTGCTCACCCCAGCGCTCGTAGTCGAGCGGGTTGCCGCGCTGGAAGATCATGCCGTTGATCGAGGACGAGCCGCCGAGCACCTTGCCGCGTGCGTGAGCGACGCGGCGGCCGTGCATGTGCGGCTCGGGCTCCGACTCGTACTTCCAGTCGTAGAGGGCGTGGCCGCTGGGGAAGGTGAGGGCCGCCGGCATCTGGATGAAGAGGTCCCACGGGTAGTCGCTGCGGCCCGCCTCGAGCACGAGCACGCGCGCCTCGGGGTCGTCGGACAGGCGTCGGGCGAGCACGCTTCCGGCGCTTCCGCCGCCGACGACGATGTAGTCGTAGGTCGTGGAGTTCTCGCGACGAGTGGTCATGGCATCCTCGGGTCTGTTGTTGCGCTGAAAGAAACTGCTGTGCGTTGGACGCAACAGTAGAGGGCGCGGCGAGTCCGAACGAGGCGTTTCGAGGGGCCGTGACGCACTTTTTACACGCCCGTTACGCTCGGCCGGAATACGAGTCGATTATGTTGCGTGTTGCTCATAACGCATTGTGTTGCGCATAGCGGTGCAATAGCGTCGCCTCACGACAACTCGATACGCGCCGATCGAACCCCCGCGGGAGAGCCCGCGTCCCACCCGGACGCGGCGCCGAAGGAGCAAGCCCTCCCCGCACAATCTCTCAGGCCCAAGACCGCGGGGGCGAGGCGCACTCTGGAAAGCAGGCCGCGCCTGCGCCCACGGTGAAAACCGCCACCCGCGGTGAAGCTCTCAGGCCCGATGACAGAGCGGGGAGGTGACCCATCCGATCGCCGCGCCCGCGGCACGACAGGGAGCCTCCCGCCATGACCGTTCTGTCCCCGACCGCCGCCGCCGCCCTCCTCACCGCCCCGCTCGCCGAGATCGACCCCGCGGTCGCCGCAGCCCTCGACGCCGAGCGCGACCGCCAGCGCGACACCCTCGAGATGATCGCCAGTGAGAATTTCGCCCCGCTCTCCGTCATGCAGGCGCAGGGGTCGGTCGCCACCAACAAGTACGCCGAGGGTTACCCCGGTCGCCGTTACTACGGCGGATGCGAGCACGTCGACGTGATCGAGCGTCTCGCGATCGAGCGCGTGTGCGGTCTGTTCGGTGCCGCGTACGCGAACGTGCAGCCCCACTCCGGCGCCCAGGCCAACGCCGCGGTGCTGTTCGGCCTGCTGCAGCACGGCGACACCATCCTCGGCCTCGACCTCGCCCACGGCGGGCACCTCACGCACGGGATGCGCCTGAGCTACAGCGGCAAGGCCTTCGATGCGGTCGCGTACCACGTGGATGCCACGGGCTCGGTCGACATGGACGAGGTCGCCGCCCTCGCCCGTGAGCGCCGTCCCAAGCTCATCATCGCCGGCTGGTCGGCCTACCCCCGCCAGCTCGACTTCGCCGCCTTCCGGGCCATCGCCGACGAGATCGGCGCCTACCTGTGGGTCGACATGGCGCACTTCGCCGGTCTTGTGGCCGCGGGCGTGCACCCGAACCCCGTGCCGCACGCGCACGTGGTCACCTCCACCACCCACAAGACGTTGGGCGGTCCGCGCGGTGGCATCGTGCTGACGAACGACGCCGACATCGCCAAGAAGATCGACCGTGCCGTCTTCCCCGGTCTGCAGGGTGGCCCGCTCGAGCACGTCATCGCGGCCAAGGCCGTGTCGTTCCTCATCGCCGCGGGTGACGAGTTCGCCGACCGCCAGCGCCGCACGCTCCGTGGTGCCCA
The DNA window shown above is from Microbacterium proteolyticum and carries:
- a CDS encoding quaternary amine ABC transporter ATP-binding protein produces the protein MSTITAPPLHTSAAPDVADFAVDGLWKVFGNNPEKVVDNPDFADLSTAEILERTGNVVAVRDLSFTVGRGEVFVIMGLSGSGKSTLIRCLTRLIEPTAGRITMRGDDLLSLAPGPLREFRRTKAAMVFQHFGLLPFRTVVDNIAYGLEIRGVGKAERRARALEMVSLVGLDGYEWRYPSQLSGGMQQRVGLARALAGDPDVLLFDEPFSALDPLIRRNMQAEIVRLHHEMGKTMVFVTHDLSEALKLGDRILIMRHGELQQIGTGAELVGAPANDYVADFVSDVPIASVLTLRWIARPGDTAPDAPTLPADTVIADAIPVVLGTSIPVRVTDAAGAVVGVVDRDAVLRAVAGERHPS
- a CDS encoding aldehyde dehydrogenase family protein; translation: MTSSLYIDGAWREPHSPATREIRCPADGTLVATVTECDAQDAADAVAAASSAWRSGAWSETPERERGRLLERVADLIERDAEAYAHAEARDTGKRIVEARYDMADIVACFRYYASQAGAHPGRLVDTGSDATRSRVEYAPVGVCSLITPWNYPLLQAAWKVAPALLAGNSFVLKPSELTPSTAMLLMDTLTEAGLPAGVANLVTGTGADVGEVLTTHADVDLVSFTGGLATGRRVMAAAAQSIKRVALELGGKNPNIVFADADFETAVDYALTAIFLHSGQVCSAGARLVIEESLHDAFVDALVERAQQIRLGGPFDADAETGPLISAAHRDKVDAYVQAGIAEGAALRCGGHAPTDPELADGFYYLPTILDGCDGSMSVVREESFGPVLTVETFRDEAEAVRIANDTPYGLAGAVWTQDAGRAQRVASSLRHGTVWINDYHPYLPQAEWGGFGQSGNGRELGLAGLDEYRETRHVYQNLDPKPQHWFAPAKP
- the betA gene encoding choline dehydrogenase, with translation MTTRRENSTTYDYIVVGGGSAGSVLARRLSDDPEARVLVLEAGRSDYPWDLFIQMPAALTFPSGHALYDWKYESEPEPHMHGRRVAHARGKVLGGSSSINGMIFQRGNPLDYERWGEQPGLETWNWAHCLPYFKRMENALAASAGDPHRGHDGPLELEKGPATNPLFQAFFDAAEQAGYPRTDDVNGFRQEGFGPFDRNVRHGRRLSASRAYVRPVWRRRKNLTVKTRALATRILFEGTRAVGVEYRRNGRTHTVRAKEVVLAGGSINTPQLLQLSGVGPADLLESLGIPVVVDLPGVGENLQDHLEVYIQHEATQPVSMQPYLRPLSMPLTGLKWLLGRTGPAATNHFEGGGFVRSNDEVRWPNLMFHFLPVAVRYDGQIADVKHGFQVHVGPMYADTIGRLRIRSTDPTEHPELVFNYLSTENDRREWVEAVRVARDILSQPALAPFNGGEIAPGAEVSTDEEILEWVGREAETALHPCGTAKMGPADDPMAVTDPLTMGVHGTTGLRIVDASVMPFVTNANIYAPVMMIAEKAADLIRGVAPLPAEDLPYYVADGPAKVGVTA
- the glyA gene encoding serine hydroxymethyltransferase; its protein translation is MTVLSPTAAAALLTAPLAEIDPAVAAALDAERDRQRDTLEMIASENFAPLSVMQAQGSVATNKYAEGYPGRRYYGGCEHVDVIERLAIERVCGLFGAAYANVQPHSGAQANAAVLFGLLQHGDTILGLDLAHGGHLTHGMRLSYSGKAFDAVAYHVDATGSVDMDEVAALARERRPKLIIAGWSAYPRQLDFAAFRAIADEIGAYLWVDMAHFAGLVAAGVHPNPVPHAHVVTSTTHKTLGGPRGGIVLTNDADIAKKIDRAVFPGLQGGPLEHVIAAKAVSFLIAAGDEFADRQRRTLRGAHIIAERLTQPDVVAEGVRVLTGGTDVHLLLVDLVASPLDGKQAEDRLHEVGITVNRNSVPNDPRPPMVTSGLRIGTPALATRGFGDDDFAAVADVIAEALRAEISSEQIAELRDRVAALASAHPLYEGAV